One part of the Entelurus aequoreus isolate RoL-2023_Sb linkage group LG05, RoL_Eaeq_v1.1, whole genome shotgun sequence genome encodes these proteins:
- the LOC133650433 gene encoding actin-binding protein WASF3-like, with product MPLVKRTIEPQHLCHTTVPNGIGCELECVNNNTLSAIIRQLSSLSKHAENVFGDLFNEANTFYMRANSLQHRIDRLAIKVTQLESSVEEVSLQAINLRKAFKSSTIQDQQVLSKGSTPGSVAEMYDSSDQAPLLSDLTAYREDCTDAMKFYSDPSYFFDLWKEKMLQDTEDKRKERRRQREQKRCVESSTLQRQVKKVRKARNRRQEWNMMAFDKELRPDHRHPQTLRRGASSEGSLSPEGRPDLPEYPVPPVAVHSTSNAQPSPPAEHEYHCIDVNYKGTNTVEAAEKMNGSIRSSADYNCASPPAVPGPHIPSAQTAFAFPPAAAAHNGAAIHVGLGYPHPPVPPPGPRVPPPPVPPPPSHPPPAAPSHLSELVGNKLKPANGRSDLLSAIRMGS from the exons ATGCCTTTGGTGAAGAGAACCATAGAGCCTCAGCACTTGTGCCACACCACAGTGCCCAATGGGATTGGCTGTGAGCTGGAATGTGTGAACAACAACACGTTGTCCGCCATCATCCGCCAACTCAGTAGTCTGA GTAAACATGCAGAAAATGTCTTTGGGGATCTTTTCAACGAAGCCAACACCTTTTACATGCGCGCAAACTCTCTCCAGCACCGCATCGACCGCTTGGCCATCAAAGTCACCCAACTCGAATCCAGTGTGGAAGAGG TCTCTCTTCAGGCCATAAACCTGAGGAAGGCGTTCAAAAGCTCTACCATCCAGGACCAACAGGTGTTGTCCAAAGGCAGCACTCCAGGCTCGGTGGCTGAGATGTACGACAGCAGCGACCAGGCTCCTCTTCTCAGTGACCTCACGGCTTACAG agaGGACTGCACTGATGCCATGAAGTTCTACTCAGACCCTTCATACTTTTTTGACTTGTGGAAGGAGAAAATGCTGCAGGACACAGAGGACAAAAGGAAAGAAAGGAGGAGGCAAAGG GAACAGAAGCGATGCGTGGAAAGCAGCACCCTCCAGCGACAGGTGAAAAAGGTGAGGAAGGCTCGGAACCGCAGACAAGAGTGGAACATGATGGCGTTTGACAAAGAGCTCCGTCCAGATCATCGCCACCCACAGACTCTACGGCGAGGGGCGTCTTCTGAGGGCTCACTCTCCCCAGAGGGCAG GCCTGACCTTCCGGAGTACCCTGTCCCTCCTGTGGCAGTCCACAGTACTTCGAACGCGCAACCCTCCCCACCTGCGGAGCACGAGTACCACTGTATTGACGTCAACTACAAGGGAACAAACACTGTGGAAGCTGCAGAGAAGATGAACGGCTCCATACGCTCATCTGCGGATTACAA CTGCGCCAGCCCTCCAGCTGTGCCAGGCCCACATATCCCTTCTGCCCAGACAGCCTTCGCTTTCCCTCCAGCAGCAGCAGCTCACAATGGAGCCGCCATTCACGTAGGCCTTGGTTACCCACATCCACCTGTTCCTCCTCCAGGACCTCGCGTGCCTCCTCCTCCAGTTCCACCTCCCCCATCTCATCCGCCCCCAGCTGCCCCTTCTCACCTTTCCGAACTTGTCGGAAACAAATTAAAACCAGCGAATGGCAGAAGTGATCTGCTATCTGCAATCCGCATGGGTTCGTAA